The following proteins come from a genomic window of Theileria equi strain WA chromosome 2 map unlocalized gcontig_1105316255037, whole genome shotgun sequence:
- a CDS encoding conserved hypothetical protein (encoded by transcript BEWA_042760A), with product MYTRFMYNNVSRACISIFRNSSAQPKQIERTEIGKALYPNRKEDKTGVSRLWDKVKSLVSSDSEDPDAETEKYFQFSVERLMASPGRFTFEKFHTYLEELCTKLRIIGKRTIPESDITGPLLQLRNQYRMMSVLTKTELESDSYKVFSFENKRLIAQATNLTINDVEEMLLHHDVCKTDRTWYFRRLALGRSLPSSHSEREFLAYQRPIGRLAQQSYPKTDSLEAIKVRETWEKIPYKKQPYVLSTILKAII from the exons ATGTATACTAGATTTATGTACAATAATGTCTCCAGAGCTTGCATATCTATATTCCGCAACTCTTCGGCACAACCAAAGCAAATTGAACGTACTGAGATTGGGAAAGCTCTATATCCTAATAGAAAAGAGGATAAAACAGGTGTTTCCAGACTATGGGATAAAGTGAAGAGCTTagtttcttcagattct GAAGATCCAGACGCTGAAACTGAGAAATATTTCCAATTTTCGGTGGAAAGGCTTATGGCCTCCCCTGGCCGATTCACATTTGAGAAGTTTCATACGTATCTTGAG GAACTTTGTACCAAACTGAGGATCATTGGAAAACGTACTATACCAGAGAGTGACATAACAGGACCTTTACTTCAACTTAGAAACCAAT ATCGCATGATGTCAGTCTTGACAAAAACTGAGCTGGAATCAGATTCATATAAGGTGTTCAGCTTTGAAAATAAACGTCTTATAGCCCAAGCTACTAAT TTAACTATAAATGATGTCGAAGAAATGCTACTACATCATGATGTCTGCAAAACGGATCGCACATGGTATTTTAGGAGACTCGCTTTGG GACGCTCGCTTCCTTCATCGCATTCTGAGAGAGAATTTTTAGCATACCAACGCCCTATAG GTCGCTTAGCGCAACAGTCATATCCAAAGACAGACTCTCTCGAGGCTATAAAGGTCAGAGAAACCTGGGAGAAAATACCATACAAAAAACAACCGTATGTGTTATCCACTATACTAAAAGCGATAATATAG